In the genome of Gemmatimonadota bacterium, one region contains:
- the ctaD gene encoding cytochrome c oxidase subunit I codes for MATTVTAPPRTSVDGAPHVERKERSGIWSWLSTTDHKRIGQLYLYTSLTFFLLGGIEALVIRAQLFGPNGRLVSAELYNQIFTMHGTTMIFMALMPLSAAFFNILVPLQIGARDVAFPRLNAFSYWVYLLGGLFINASWLWNAAPNGGWFGYAPLSTRLYNPGLNMDFYVIGLQILGLSTLASSFNFITTIINMRAPGMRMMRLPVFTWSAFVTQFLILVSFPVLTVALTFLLFDRFFGTQFYEPAAGGDPLLWQHLFWLFGHPEVYILILPAFGLVSEVLPTFARKPLFGYPAMVYSLILIGFLAFGVWAHHMFAVGMGPVADATFSVTSMLIAIPTGIKIFNWLGTVWSGSIRFATACLFALGLVGMFTIGGISGVMHASAPTDLQQTDTYFVVAHIHYVLFGGTMMGLFAGFYYYFPKVTGHLLDEPLGKWHFWLTLIGANLAFFPMHFAGLNGMPRRVYTYDAAQGITLDNQISTIGAYIIAVATLIFVINVLRSRRHGAIAGNNPWGAPTIEWSTLSPPPVYNYAVVPTIESRYPLWDRNGHPIASGAAPYQHETESTAAELGIDVPAGTVKPLITAAGITIAFIGLIWHEQLWLMLLGGAIFTVGLYAWLCSPLDEEVETATE; via the coding sequence ATGGCAACGACGGTGACCGCTCCTCCACGAACGTCTGTGGATGGTGCGCCGCACGTAGAAAGGAAAGAACGAAGCGGTATCTGGAGTTGGCTCTCCACCACCGACCACAAGCGAATTGGCCAGCTGTACCTCTACACTTCGCTCACGTTCTTCCTGCTCGGTGGAATCGAAGCGCTGGTAATCCGCGCGCAGCTCTTTGGACCAAATGGTCGACTGGTGTCCGCCGAGCTGTACAATCAGATATTCACGATGCACGGCACGACCATGATATTCATGGCTCTCATGCCGTTGAGCGCGGCCTTCTTCAACATCCTGGTCCCGCTTCAGATCGGCGCGCGCGACGTCGCCTTTCCGCGGCTCAACGCGTTCAGCTACTGGGTCTATCTGCTCGGTGGACTCTTCATCAACGCGAGCTGGCTGTGGAACGCGGCGCCAAACGGCGGATGGTTCGGATATGCGCCGCTGAGCACCCGGTTGTACAATCCGGGCCTCAACATGGACTTCTATGTGATCGGACTGCAGATCCTGGGACTGTCCACGCTTGCCTCATCGTTCAACTTCATCACGACCATCATCAACATGCGTGCGCCCGGCATGCGCATGATGCGGCTGCCGGTATTCACGTGGTCAGCATTCGTCACTCAGTTCCTGATTCTGGTTTCGTTTCCGGTCCTGACAGTCGCGCTGACATTTCTGTTGTTCGACCGATTCTTCGGGACGCAGTTTTACGAACCCGCGGCCGGTGGCGACCCGCTGCTGTGGCAGCACCTGTTCTGGCTGTTCGGCCATCCGGAAGTGTACATCCTGATTCTCCCGGCGTTCGGCCTGGTCTCTGAAGTGCTGCCGACCTTCGCGCGCAAGCCGCTGTTCGGATATCCTGCGATGGTGTATTCGTTGATACTGATCGGATTTCTCGCGTTCGGTGTCTGGGCGCACCACATGTTCGCCGTCGGCATGGGGCCGGTCGCCGATGCGACTTTCAGCGTTACGTCGATGCTGATCGCGATCCCGACAGGAATCAAGATCTTCAACTGGCTGGGGACCGTATGGAGCGGCTCGATCCGTTTCGCCACCGCGTGCCTCTTCGCGCTGGGGCTGGTCGGGATGTTCACCATTGGCGGAATTTCCGGTGTCATGCACGCATCGGCGCCTACCGATCTGCAGCAAACCGACACGTACTTTGTCGTCGCGCACATTCACTACGTGCTGTTCGGCGGAACAATGATGGGATTGTTCGCGGGCTTCTACTACTACTTCCCCAAGGTGACCGGTCACCTGCTCGACGAGCCACTCGGCAAATGGCATTTCTGGTTGACGCTGATCGGGGCGAACCTCGCCTTCTTCCCCATGCACTTCGCCGGCCTCAACGGGATGCCGAGGCGAGTGTATACGTACGACGCCGCACAGGGGATCACGCTGGACAACCAGATATCGACGATCGGCGCGTACATCATCGCCGTAGCGACGCTGATCTTCGTGATCAACGTTCTGCGAAGTCGCCGGCATGGGGCGATCGCAGGCAACAACCCATGGGGCGCACCGACGATCGAGTGGTCCACGCTATCGCCGCCACCAGTCTATAACTACGCTGTGGTGCCGACCATCGAGTCACGATATCCATTGTGGGACAGAAATGGCCACCCGATCGCCAGTGGCGCCGCGCCATACCAGCACGAGACTGAATCAACAGCCGCGGAGCTCGGGATCGACGTACCAGCAGGCACGGTCAAGCCGCTGATTACCGCTGCTGGGATTACCATCGCATTCATCGGCCTCATCTGGCACGAGCAGCTGTGGCTCATGCTGCTTGGCGGTGCAATCTTCACCGTCGGGTTGTATGCGTGGCTCTGCTCTCCCCTGGACGAGGAAGTCGAAACAGCCACTGAGTGA
- a CDS encoding TonB-dependent receptor, which yields MNGVATPPRYRRVTTFAFATSILITLAATAPLTAQNTKRDTTSRADSARKLERVMISAVREPDAPISQKTLSRSDIQQHYFGQDIPLVLQGATPSLTSYAETGNYWGYSYIRLRGIDQSRINITLDGIPLNDPEDQVLYFADFPDLANSLQSIQVQRGVGTSSNGTASYAGSINMETMSLAAAPRSGTLQAEAGSFGSLRASANYNTGLLPHHLAFYGRVSQLKTDGYRYHSGVNGASGFLSGGYFGDRDILKFTVTAGYMRDTMAYLAVPKADLDTNRRINPLSPQERDGFGERLAALSYTHLVNSNSSFTGTIYRLAATGDYDVLLDSLETLHLDFVSYGFTGAWSYHLSGFKLDVGANGDSYARDHYAFMHPDLSNPLYFNTSYKHDLAGFAKVGYTLGRATLFGDLQARHAEFRYRPDVHADIPGSSTSWSFLNPKVGATYQLTRPLSVYASYGKNSREPTRTDMFAGFDNLDTSSVGFVGSLSRVKPETVHDVEIGTNYRSATLDVQANLYSMDFRNEIAPIGALSYIGSPLNKNVASSYRRGIETDVTYRGLPRWILSGNATESMNRIREYTDSSGNVPVTYHNVEPLLTPRFLSFARAQFALTPSIDLAVQGRYQSVSFLANTSDRRYVLPESADLDASIGWRIGQAELLVRGNNLTNSKKYGSGYASEGVSYYFVLPPRNVFVTLKVGI from the coding sequence ATGAATGGAGTTGCTACACCCCCGCGCTACAGGCGCGTCACGACGTTTGCCTTTGCGACGTCAATCCTCATCACGCTTGCGGCCACGGCGCCGCTCACGGCCCAGAACACAAAACGAGATACGACGTCCCGCGCCGATTCGGCCCGGAAGCTCGAGCGCGTGATGATCTCGGCGGTCAGAGAACCCGACGCGCCAATCTCGCAGAAAACACTGTCGCGCAGCGACATCCAGCAGCACTATTTCGGGCAGGACATTCCGCTCGTGCTGCAGGGCGCTACTCCGTCGCTCACGTCGTATGCCGAAACGGGCAACTACTGGGGCTACAGTTACATCCGGTTGCGCGGCATCGATCAGTCGCGAATCAACATCACTCTGGACGGTATCCCGCTCAACGATCCGGAAGATCAGGTTCTCTACTTCGCAGACTTTCCCGATCTCGCGAACAGTCTGCAGTCCATACAGGTGCAGCGAGGCGTCGGAACCAGCAGCAACGGTACAGCTTCGTACGCTGGCTCCATCAACATGGAAACGATGTCGCTCGCCGCTGCGCCGCGGTCCGGCACGCTCCAGGCAGAGGCCGGATCGTTCGGTTCATTGCGGGCCAGCGCGAACTACAACACAGGTCTGCTACCGCACCATCTTGCCTTCTACGGACGCGTCTCGCAGCTGAAGACCGACGGATACCGGTATCACTCCGGGGTCAATGGCGCTTCCGGCTTTCTGAGTGGCGGCTACTTTGGCGACAGGGACATTCTGAAATTCACAGTCACGGCCGGCTACATGCGAGACACCATGGCTTACCTCGCCGTTCCAAAAGCCGACTTGGACACCAATCGCCGCATCAATCCGCTCTCCCCGCAGGAACGCGACGGCTTCGGTGAGCGACTGGCGGCCCTGTCGTACACCCATCTGGTCAACTCCAACTCGTCCTTCACAGGGACGATTTACAGGTTGGCTGCCACGGGCGATTACGACGTCCTTCTGGACTCGCTCGAAACGTTGCACCTCGACTTCGTGTCGTACGGTTTCACCGGCGCATGGAGTTATCATCTCTCGGGATTCAAGCTCGACGTCGGAGCCAACGGTGACAGCTACGCGCGCGATCACTACGCATTCATGCATCCTGATCTCAGCAATCCGTTGTACTTCAATACGAGCTACAAGCATGATCTGGCTGGTTTCGCCAAGGTTGGATATACCCTGGGCCGCGCAACTCTATTCGGAGATCTTCAGGCACGGCACGCCGAGTTCAGGTACAGGCCGGACGTTCATGCCGACATACCGGGCAGCTCGACCTCATGGTCGTTCCTGAATCCGAAGGTGGGTGCTACATACCAGCTCACGCGTCCGCTTTCCGTGTACGCGTCGTACGGCAAGAATTCGCGCGAGCCGACGCGTACCGACATGTTCGCCGGTTTCGATAATCTGGACACGTCCAGTGTCGGATTCGTCGGCAGCCTGAGTCGCGTGAAACCGGAAACGGTTCACGACGTCGAGATCGGCACGAACTACCGCAGCGCGACGCTGGATGTCCAGGCCAACCTCTACTCGATGGACTTCCGCAACGAGATCGCACCGATTGGCGCACTCAGCTACATCGGAAGCCCTTTGAACAAGAACGTCGCATCGAGCTACCGTCGCGGTATCGAGACCGACGTCACCTATCGCGGACTTCCGCGCTGGATACTTTCCGGTAACGCGACGGAAAGCATGAACCGGATCCGCGAATACACCGATTCGTCGGGCAATGTGCCGGTAACCTACCATAACGTCGAGCCGTTGCTCACGCCGCGCTTCCTGAGCTTCGCGCGCGCGCAGTTCGCGCTGACGCCGTCGATCGATCTCGCCGTGCAGGGTAGATATCAGAGCGTCTCATTCCTGGCGAACACGAGCGATCGCAGATATGTCCTGCCGGAGTCTGCTGACCTGGATGCGTCGATCGGCTGGCGAATCGGTCAGGCGGAGTTGCTCGTTCGCGGCAACAACCTCACGAACAGCAAGAAGTACGGAAGTGGATATGCGAGTGAAGGGGTGTCGTACTACTTCGTGCTTCCGCCCCGCAACGTATTCGTCACACTGAAAGTCGGGATCTGA
- a CDS encoding ATP-binding protein: METIARGDGLIRVVLIGSESTGKTELARELAEHYRAELVPEFVRDFAVRKASPIELADTDAIAHGQMALEDEHAKRATRLLIQDTDLLSTVVYSGHYYGKCPAWIAAAAHERRPDLYLLLEIDVPWVPDDVRDRGTRRKEMQQLFRDAVARSGSAYVVIEGTWEQRSLRARAAIDRLLA, from the coding sequence ATGGAAACGATCGCTCGCGGCGACGGCTTGATCCGGGTTGTTCTGATCGGATCGGAATCCACTGGCAAAACTGAGCTTGCCAGGGAGCTAGCCGAGCACTATCGCGCCGAGCTGGTGCCCGAGTTCGTGCGCGATTTTGCCGTGCGGAAAGCATCTCCGATCGAGCTTGCTGATACCGACGCAATCGCGCACGGACAGATGGCGCTCGAAGATGAGCACGCAAAGCGGGCAACGCGGCTGTTGATACAGGATACAGATCTGCTCAGTACTGTCGTATATAGTGGGCACTATTACGGAAAGTGTCCGGCGTGGATTGCCGCCGCTGCACACGAGCGCAGGCCGGACCTGTACCTTCTGCTCGAGATCGACGTACCGTGGGTACCGGACGATGTGCGGGATCGGGGAACACGCCGCAAAGAGATGCAGCAGCTCTTCCGCGACGCGGTCGCCAGATCCGGGTCGGCCTACGTCGTGATCGAGGGGACGTGGGAGCAGCGATCACTGCGCGCGCGCGCTGCGATCGATCGGTTGCTCGCGTAG
- a CDS encoding Crp/Fnr family transcriptional regulator, translated as MIREKSTDESSTGITHLLRQMAIFSELEDSAIHQLAARCVARDFGAGRVLFTAGDTCRGLYVIQSGRVRIYRTSPDGKEQVLHIEGPGRPVAELPLFDGGPYPASAITVEPSRLMFLARDDFEMMYREHPDIAQAIIRALGKRLRHLVHVTETLAFHDVAARLAMLLVGYAERSGTHTQFGIEIKLDRTQEELSMEIGSARESVSRAMRQLKRTGLVESLPRGRMRIPDVAKLRARAQGR; from the coding sequence ATGATACGGGAAAAATCGACTGACGAGTCGTCAACCGGGATCACCCATCTGCTCAGGCAGATGGCGATCTTCTCGGAACTCGAAGACTCGGCAATTCACCAGCTCGCAGCCCGGTGTGTCGCGCGCGACTTCGGCGCCGGCCGTGTGCTCTTTACCGCTGGCGATACCTGCCGCGGCCTCTACGTGATCCAGTCGGGACGAGTGCGTATCTATCGCACGAGCCCGGACGGCAAGGAGCAGGTACTGCACATCGAGGGCCCCGGACGTCCTGTCGCCGAGCTGCCACTGTTCGACGGGGGCCCGTACCCCGCGTCGGCGATTACCGTCGAGCCGTCACGTCTGATGTTTCTCGCGCGTGATGATTTCGAAATGATGTACCGCGAGCATCCGGACATAGCCCAGGCGATAATTCGCGCACTCGGCAAGCGCCTCCGGCACCTCGTTCACGTGACGGAGACGCTTGCGTTCCACGATGTAGCCGCGCGGCTGGCGATGCTGCTCGTCGGATATGCGGAAAGATCGGGCACGCACACTCAGTTCGGAATCGAGATCAAGCTCGATCGTACGCAGGAAGAGCTCTCGATGGAGATAGGCAGCGCCCGGGAATCGGTTTCACGCGCGATGCGGCAGTTGAAGCGCACCGGGCTGGTGGAATCGCTCCCGCGCGGGCGGATGCGGATTCCTGATGTTGCAAAGCTGCGAGCGCGCGCTCAAGGGAGATAG